The nucleotide window CTCCATATTTATTTGATATAAATTCCTTATATAAAGGCTCTGTTAAATAGTCTGTTGATTTTCGTTCCAGGCGCTTCGCTTTCCGCGGGGGAAGAATTATGAAAAAGCTCAAGTGCCAGCTTTTTCAAAGACCAAATTCTTCTTGGCTGGCGCTGAGCCTCTTCGTCGCTTTGCTCCTGAGGGGTCTCATCTGACCAGCTGCGCCCGCAGGACACTGAATAGCTTCCTCGAATCGGCCCACGCACGATGGAAATGCGTTAGCATTTTCGGAGGAGTCTACGCGCCTTCCACTACAATTAACAGGAGTAAAAACAACAATAGTTTTTAACAGAGCCAATATAAAGAGGAGGTATTTAAACAATGAATATGAGCATCAAAAGGTTGATGATCTTAGTTTCAATGTCTGCGGCACTATTTTTAACAGGGTGCACAGGGGAGGATGACAAATCAGGATCTGATGGTCACAGTGCTCATGAAAATATGGAGCATTCAGGTTCAGGGGATCTGCCAGATGGTTTGAAGGAAGCGGATAATCCCAAATATGAAGTGGGCAGCAAGGCCATCATAACCGATGACCACATGCCTGGAATGGACGGAGCGGAAGCCACAATTGTTGGTGCCTATGACACTACCGTGTACTCGCTGTCATATGACCCGACAAATGGAGGCGAGCGAGTGGAGAACCATAAGTGGGTGATCCATGAAGAACTGAAGGATCCAGGAGAAGAGTCTTTGAAGCCAGGAGATGAAGCCATCATCAATACCGAGCATATGGAAGGAATGGAAGGGGCAGAAGCAGTGATCGATTCGGCTAAGGACATGACTGTTTATATGGTCGATTTCACGCCGACAGACGGATCGGAGAGGGTAACGAATCACCAGTGGGTCACTGAAGACGAGCTGAAACCTGCTGAATAAGCTAAACGATTACCAAAATATACACGATTGTCCCTCCAAAAGTCTGGGTATATAACCTTTAAGAATGAGGAGGGATGACTCATGAACAAACTAATCAAAACAGCGATCAAATGGGGACCTGTCCTGTATCCAATCGTCAAGAAAATGATGGACAGCAGGAAATCTTCAAAACTGAAAAGCAGTTACTCAAAATAAAGCTTAAGGGAAGCCGCACATTGTCGTTAAGTGACGATGTGCGGCCTTTCTCTGCATACAATCAAGCAATGAAAATTATTCTTTATATTTGGACCTATTGTTCATGTTATAATAGTGGAATAAAATACATATAGTTGGCTTTCACTGGTCTCTTAAAAGGAAGGTATCTATGGTTGAGGATAATATAACGAGAATTGACATGAATGGTAAGGAATACATATTAATCGGGACGGCGCATGTTTCCAGGCACAGTGCCGAACAGGTGAAAGAAGTTATTGAGGCTGAGAGGCCTGATTCCGTATGTGTTGAACTGGACGAGCAGCGATACAAAACGATTACTGAAGGCTCCAAGTGGCAGGAAATGGATATTATCCAGGTCATTAAGGAAAAAAGGGCATCGCTGTTACTGATGAATCTGGCTATTTCATCCTTCCAAAATCGAATGGCGAAGGATCTTGGAATCAAAGCGGGCCAGGAAATGATCCAGGGGATTGAATCAGCAAAGGAAGTCGGAGCAAATCTTGTACTTGCCGATCGCAATATCCAGATCACTTTTTCAAGGATATGGGGCAATCTGGGCTTGAAAGGAAAGGCACTTCTGCTTAGCCAGATTATAACAAGCATCTTCAGCAAGGACAGCATATCCGAGGAAGACCTTGAAAAGCTGAAGGAACAGGATACTATCAACGCGATGTTGAATGAGTTCACGGAGACTTTTCCTCGTTTGAAAAAGCCATTGATCGACGAACGCGATCAATATTTATCCCAAAAAATCAAGGATGCGCCAGGAGAAAAAATCGTCGCTGTCCTGGGTGCTGCCCACGTGCCTGGCATAAAAGAACAGATTAAAAAAGAACATGACCTGAAAAAACTAAGAGCGGTTCCGCCAAAATCCAACTGGCCAAAAATCATAGGCTGGAGCATTCCTGTGTTTATTCTGGCCATCATTGTTTACACATTTGTTGCAAATCCGTCTGCGGGTTTTTCCCAGACAATTAGTTGGATTCTTTGGAATGGCAGCCTTTCTGCCCTGGGAGCAGCCATTGCCATGGGACATCCAC belongs to Mesobacillus sp. AQ2 and includes:
- a CDS encoding TraB/GumN family protein, with the protein product MVEDNITRIDMNGKEYILIGTAHVSRHSAEQVKEVIEAERPDSVCVELDEQRYKTITEGSKWQEMDIIQVIKEKRASLLLMNLAISSFQNRMAKDLGIKAGQEMIQGIESAKEVGANLVLADRNIQITFSRIWGNLGLKGKALLLSQIITSIFSKDSISEEDLEKLKEQDTINAMLNEFTETFPRLKKPLIDERDQYLSQKIKDAPGEKIVAVLGAAHVPGIKEQIKKEHDLKKLRAVPPKSNWPKIIGWSIPVFILAIIVYTFVANPSAGFSQTISWILWNGSLSALGAAIAMGHPLTILTAFIAAPITSLNPLLAAGWFAGLAQAYIRRPNVRDFETLSEDVFSVKGFWRNKVSRILLIVVLANLGSSIGTFIGGADVIRVFIENL
- a CDS encoding YdhK family protein; the protein is MNMSIKRLMILVSMSAALFLTGCTGEDDKSGSDGHSAHENMEHSGSGDLPDGLKEADNPKYEVGSKAIITDDHMPGMDGAEATIVGAYDTTVYSLSYDPTNGGERVENHKWVIHEELKDPGEESLKPGDEAIINTEHMEGMEGAEAVIDSAKDMTVYMVDFTPTDGSERVTNHQWVTEDELKPAE